One genomic window of Methanobacterium formicicum DSM 3637 includes the following:
- a CDS encoding EhaF family protein, producing the protein MISIGRLWNALANPKRIPRLFSVILGVLLLAGFLVPMGLNDNQLYPRPAPQLQINEQDPLAPYDRGGSPLTEPGIVKSQYPQFSAKSGMVTGYLSPIAIGVSNTTLYFGTSIYSSPGGLIDEILYYSRGFDTVLESSILMMAFVIASWVALNFTMKRREDE; encoded by the coding sequence ATGATTAGTATAGGTCGATTGTGGAATGCACTGGCCAATCCCAAGAGAATCCCACGATTATTCTCAGTGATACTTGGAGTTTTATTACTGGCCGGTTTTCTGGTACCCATGGGATTAAACGACAACCAACTGTACCCTAGACCAGCACCTCAATTACAAATCAATGAACAAGACCCATTAGCACCTTATGACCGTGGGGGATCACCATTAACAGAACCTGGAATTGTTAAATCACAGTACCCCCAGTTCTCAGCAAAATCTGGAATGGTAACAGGTTATTTATCCCCTATTGCAATTGGAGTTAGTAATACAACCCTCTATTTCGGTACATCGATATATTCATCCCCTGGTGGATTAATAGATGAAATATTATACTATTCAAGAGGATTCGACACAGTACTGGAGTCCAGCATACTCATGATGGCCTTTGTTATTGCATCA
- a CDS encoding EhaE family protein encodes MLDIYIWFYTGVALTILGGVAAAIGPGVKDPLVRTLNTEIAAVGVSLIFLTYNHTIALVTYIAASTIITMILLRAIVRLEEVGAKL; translated from the coding sequence TTGCTTGATATTTACATATGGTTCTATACTGGTGTGGCACTTACCATCCTTGGAGGTGTTGCTGCCGCCATAGGTCCCGGAGTTAAAGACCCCCTTGTTAGAACCTTGAACACAGAAATTGCCGCAGTTGGTGTTTCACTCATATTTTTAACCTATAACCACACAATTGCCCTTGTAACCTACATTGCAGCAAGTACCATAATTACCATGATCCTTTTGAGGGCTATAGTGAGGTTGGAAGAAGTGGGGGCTAAATTATGA
- a CDS encoding DUF2108 domain-containing protein, which yields MYLDFINLTTVSAALTLIGTAGIIVLAKPLDKVIMFVLLQGGFIGMIVAAKYLDVAMAAAIFDPITTVILLIGIIKLNEVRKKNRESQEEGNLA from the coding sequence ATGTATCTTGACTTTATAAACTTAACCACTGTCTCAGCAGCACTCACCTTAATTGGAACTGCCGGGATCATAGTCCTTGCAAAACCACTGGATAAAGTGATCATGTTCGTGCTTCTTCAGGGTGGGTTTATCGGAATGATCGTTGCTGCCAAGTACCTGGACGTGGCCATGGCCGCAGCTATATTCGACCCCATCACCACTGTCATATTATTGATTGGAATCATTAAATTAAATGAAGTAAGAAAGAAAAATCGAGAATCCCAGGAGGAAGGGAACCTTGCTTGA
- a CDS encoding DUF2109 domain-containing protein yields the protein MLIEILGIIVVLMALRTLVAQNRSERLLYLNVIGFSMSAIIALYIQTPFGAIIAIAFFITSTLSSNAIAYSLGRVKEEIMVK from the coding sequence ATGTTAATCGAAATATTGGGCATAATAGTAGTACTCATGGCACTGCGCACACTGGTAGCCCAGAACCGTTCAGAACGTTTACTTTACCTTAACGTTATTGGTTTCAGCATGTCTGCAATCATTGCCTTGTACATACAGACACCCTTCGGAGCAATAATAGCTATCGCATTCTTTATCACATCCACCCTAAGCTCCAATGCCATTGCTTACTCTCTGGGAAGGGTGAAAGAAGAGATCATGGTGAAATAA
- a CDS encoding energy-converting hydrogenase A subunit A EhaA encodes MIIHANVFSYIIALAAALILSLVLRLPLLPERPMRQSWTISAVFPTAILAIGFYAMVYELGYQGYIVALITGIITALFAKFILEKVVPVPESENQEEGSHE; translated from the coding sequence ATGATTATTCATGCTAATGTGTTCAGTTATATTATTGCCCTGGCTGCAGCATTGATACTTAGCCTTGTTTTAAGGCTCCCCTTACTCCCAGAAAGACCTATGAGGCAATCCTGGACCATCAGTGCCGTATTCCCAACTGCAATATTGGCTATTGGCTTTTATGCCATGGTTTACGAATTAGGTTATCAGGGTTATATTGTGGCATTAATCACCGGGATCATCACTGCGTTATTTGCCAAATTTATTTTAGAAAAAGTAGTACCCGTACCTGAATCTGAAAACCAGGAGGAAGGGTCCCATGAATGA
- a CDS encoding PIG-L deacetylase family protein encodes MQDNNDSKFKLTKGIVILIIVSILGIGALFYMYTIYSEQAQYSTMPEISSSDRVLIVSPHPDDESLGTGGIIKKALEKNASVEVVMVTTGDALKPEEFQAYLKATNNTGYKGTIGDLRHTEAINAVKALGMNPNNLIFLGYPDGSLKNLLETNWDTPYKRTSGSNQYDHSPYNFTYEKNAPYTGANVVKNMEQIMKDYKPTIIYYPDDGDDHPDHFATSAFVRYSALVTNYTGKSYTYLVHKGTSWPNPLNYQPSRTLYFPDELSILDADWYITSLNATEESAKEKAIKAHASQVTALRDLLMSFVRTDEIFASYHLIDIQKVSDANSIFTNLPSSYYQDVKNDDKTGVLETGDDLTDAGVAYDDNNVYLFSQSQSVKQGLAYNFHLRLFNGTDFKRIDILAKNGKAEYQVLAKNSINSTQQPTVTTKNNIIVITLPRGVFNGTKYMMVSVDLVNPQTNKFLDYLSYRVFKFPDSIASANNSLVGQISSGITSVFVTNNPGITASGQISGSGSGSKSEIGINSEQLGMVSQEDSDQVLTAVNVTFN; translated from the coding sequence ATGCAGGATAATAATGATTCCAAATTCAAATTAACTAAAGGGATTGTAATATTAATAATAGTTTCAATACTTGGTATAGGTGCTTTATTTTATATGTACACGATTTATTCTGAACAAGCACAGTACAGTACAATGCCGGAGATAAGTTCATCGGATCGAGTTCTAATTGTATCACCTCATCCTGATGATGAGTCTTTAGGTACTGGTGGAATAATCAAAAAAGCACTGGAAAAGAATGCTTCGGTGGAAGTAGTAATGGTGACCACTGGTGATGCCCTGAAACCGGAAGAATTCCAGGCTTATCTTAAAGCCACCAATAATACTGGTTATAAGGGCACAATTGGTGACTTGCGCCATACCGAAGCTATCAATGCAGTAAAAGCTCTTGGTATGAATCCAAATAACCTGATCTTCCTGGGGTATCCTGATGGTTCATTGAAGAATCTGCTGGAAACAAACTGGGATACACCGTACAAGAGGACATCTGGTTCAAATCAGTACGATCATTCTCCTTATAACTTCACCTATGAAAAGAATGCACCCTACACCGGTGCTAATGTGGTGAAAAATATGGAACAGATCATGAAAGATTATAAGCCCACCATCATTTACTATCCTGATGATGGGGATGACCACCCAGATCACTTTGCTACCAGTGCTTTTGTAAGGTATTCTGCTTTAGTTACCAACTATACTGGTAAAAGTTATACATACCTGGTTCATAAGGGCACTTCGTGGCCCAATCCATTGAATTACCAGCCCAGCAGAACACTCTACTTCCCAGATGAACTATCAATACTGGACGCGGACTGGTATATAACCTCATTAAATGCTACTGAAGAGTCTGCAAAAGAAAAAGCCATAAAAGCTCACGCATCACAGGTAACTGCACTCAGAGATCTTTTAATGTCATTTGTAAGGACCGATGAAATATTTGCATCGTATCACCTGATCGATATCCAGAAGGTATCAGATGCTAATTCCATATTCACCAATTTACCATCCAGTTACTATCAGGATGTTAAAAATGACGATAAAACTGGAGTACTGGAGACTGGGGATGATTTAACTGATGCTGGAGTGGCTTATGATGATAATAATGTTTATTTATTCTCTCAGTCACAATCAGTAAAACAGGGATTGGCTTATAATTTCCACCTTCGATTGTTCAATGGAACTGACTTTAAACGGATTGATATACTGGCTAAAAATGGAAAAGCTGAATATCAGGTACTTGCAAAAAACAGTATCAACTCCACTCAGCAGCCCACAGTGACCACTAAAAATAATATCATTGTGATCACCTTACCTCGGGGTGTTTTCAATGGAACTAAGTACATGATGGTCAGTGTCGATCTGGTAAACCCTCAGACTAATAAATTCCTGGATTATTTATCCTACCGGGTATTCAAATTCCCAGATTCAATAGCTTCGGCTAACAACAGCTTAGTAGGACAAATATCTTCAGGGATAACCAGTGTTTTTGTGACAAACAATCCAGGCATCACTGCCAGTGGACAGATTTCTGGCTCTGGAAGTGGTTCCAAATCTGAAATTGGTATTAATTCTGAACAGTTAGGTATGGTTTCACAGGAAGATTCTGATCAGGTGCTAACGGCTGTAAACGTCACATTTAACTGA
- a CDS encoding acyltransferase family protein, translating to MGENVNTNSTNSTVKTNAVKKRRVISLDVFRGLAVAAMIFVNAMAFSEFTPGIFEHATWNGLTFADLVFPSFLFIVGVSMAYSFAARSKNSKRDLWGHFLFRVGALFTIGVALNWFTSDFSMVRIPGVLQLIALASLFASPMARFKPRWILLVAGVLLLIHGFILLGVGAPGIPAGTLEKGNNIDDWIDIQVLTVNHTIDANGDPEGILSIITATALVLLGLCVGRTLQLRKHNLKTIGILLAGGAISLLLGLALSQILPINKQLWTSSFILVCAGIGTLFLTILFWYLDIKRLPNVLFWAIPMGLNALIIYILSIVCTIPMHMDFFTNFGEIPLSFYDVTTMYFMQVLGSSAGIVAYGLLVVLIWLTVASIMNWRRIYIKL from the coding sequence ATGGGTGAAAATGTTAATACAAACAGTACTAACAGTACTGTGAAAACTAATGCAGTTAAAAAGAGAAGAGTGATATCTCTGGACGTGTTTCGGGGGTTGGCGGTTGCCGCTATGATATTTGTAAATGCAATGGCCTTTTCTGAATTTACTCCTGGAATATTTGAACACGCAACCTGGAATGGCCTAACATTTGCGGATCTTGTTTTCCCATCGTTCCTATTTATTGTGGGGGTATCAATGGCTTACTCATTTGCCGCCCGATCTAAAAATTCTAAGCGTGACCTCTGGGGTCATTTCCTTTTCAGAGTGGGAGCTTTATTTACAATTGGTGTTGCTCTTAACTGGTTCACCTCTGACTTTAGTATGGTGAGAATACCTGGAGTACTGCAACTTATTGCTCTTGCATCACTCTTTGCTTCACCAATGGCTCGTTTTAAACCTCGATGGATCCTTCTGGTTGCTGGTGTTCTGTTACTGATACATGGATTCATTCTCCTGGGAGTTGGAGCTCCAGGAATACCTGCAGGCACACTGGAAAAAGGCAATAACATTGATGATTGGATCGATATCCAGGTTTTAACTGTAAACCACACTATTGATGCCAATGGTGATCCAGAAGGTATTCTGAGTATAATCACAGCCACTGCTCTGGTTCTTTTGGGATTATGTGTTGGGAGAACTTTGCAGCTAAGAAAACATAACCTTAAAACCATTGGTATTCTATTAGCTGGAGGAGCTATTTCACTCCTGCTGGGATTGGCTCTATCCCAGATTTTACCCATTAACAAACAACTCTGGACTTCCAGTTTTATACTGGTCTGTGCAGGCATTGGCACGTTGTTTTTAACTATTCTGTTCTGGTACCTGGATATTAAACGACTTCCCAATGTGTTATTCTGGGCAATTCCAATGGGCCTAAATGCACTGATAATTTACATATTATCCATTGTCTGCACTATACCCATGCACATGGACTTTTTCACCAACTTTGGAGAAATACCTCTCAGTTTCTATGATGTAACCACAATGTACTTCATGCAAGTCCTAGGTTCATCAGCAGGTATTGTTGCTTATGGGCTGCTGGTTGTTTTAATATGGTTAACAGTAGCTTCAATAATGAACTGGAGACGTATCTACATTAAATTATAA
- a CDS encoding GDP-mannose 4,6-dehydratase has product MNWKNKNVLITGVGGFAGSYLAKELINNEANVYGLVRRRADGTIAKNIIDRGIARELTRVEGDLTDITSLTNALEESEPDYIFHLAAQSFVERSFDNSQETQNINCIGTSNLLEAVRMSESDAKTVFAGSSEEYGLVLSSNEQYEKAKKDYGTIFPEPEEMPEVPIKEINPLRPMSPYAVSKVYGDYLMRNYYHSYGLDTVVSRAFNHEGAGRGIMFVTSVVTNQIMKLKAGETDRIVIGNLNSLRDWSHVKDIVQGYLLLAEKGQSGEVYNQGSMRTNSVLSYILMGLEEAGWNVNNIETLKGDKKIQDPNEMDNSSIFGIKFPKTKIDQLILEGHLEYTLEDKGIQVNTDKGPVTIEFNPDRFRPAEVPILLADTKKIQGIGGKIDYTLNDILKDQLNYFLKKENRSA; this is encoded by the coding sequence ATGAATTGGAAAAACAAAAATGTGCTTATAACAGGTGTAGGTGGATTCGCCGGCTCTTATCTTGCTAAAGAGCTTATCAATAATGAAGCTAATGTTTACGGACTGGTACGAAGGAGAGCTGACGGTACAATAGCTAAAAATATCATTGACCGAGGAATTGCCAGAGAATTAACCCGTGTTGAAGGTGACCTTACTGATATTACATCCCTTACCAATGCCCTGGAAGAATCAGAACCGGATTACATTTTTCACCTGGCAGCCCAGTCATTTGTCGAAAGATCCTTCGACAACTCCCAGGAAACACAGAATATAAACTGTATTGGAACATCAAATCTTTTAGAAGCCGTTAGAATGAGTGAATCAGATGCTAAAACTGTATTTGCTGGTTCAAGTGAAGAATATGGGCTGGTCCTATCTTCCAATGAACAGTACGAAAAGGCTAAAAAAGATTATGGTACCATCTTCCCAGAACCTGAAGAAATGCCAGAAGTGCCAATTAAAGAAATTAACCCTCTCAGACCAATGTCACCATATGCAGTTTCTAAAGTATACGGTGATTATTTAATGAGAAACTATTACCACTCCTATGGTCTGGACACCGTGGTGTCAAGGGCATTCAATCACGAAGGAGCTGGAAGAGGAATTATGTTCGTAACCTCAGTGGTTACCAATCAGATCATGAAACTGAAAGCAGGTGAAACCGACCGTATTGTTATTGGAAACCTCAATTCTTTACGTGACTGGTCCCATGTTAAAGATATAGTTCAGGGATACCTTTTACTGGCTGAAAAAGGACAATCAGGAGAAGTTTACAACCAGGGATCAATGAGAACCAACTCCGTCCTCAGTTACATATTGATGGGACTGGAAGAAGCTGGATGGAACGTGAATAACATCGAAACCCTCAAAGGAGATAAAAAGATCCAGGACCCCAATGAAATGGACAACAGTTCTATCTTCGGAATCAAATTCCCCAAAACTAAAATTGACCAGTTAATACTGGAAGGACATCTGGAATACACCCTGGAAGATAAAGGTATACAGGTTAACACTGATAAAGGCCCAGTTACCATTGAATTCAACCCAGACCGCTTCCGACCAGCTGAAGTTCCTATCTTACTGGCTGACACTAAAAAGATACAGGGAATTGGTGGTAAAATTGATTATACTCTCAATGACATCCTGAAAGATCAACTCAACTATTTCCTGAAAAAAGAGAATAGAAGTGCTTAA
- a CDS encoding glycosyltransferase family 39 protein yields the protein MDEDKKKGNIISRGLLQICDNPLILLILITLGVISYIISIQMRIGVPYWDVFNYLNNALYFAGMNSGSVSLFLPPLIPILTSLIFRLGYVSINAIFLVSGFIFLIGVIGFYFLLKERFNPIQSFAGSILFISIPVISSWIVSGGIDIPGVVFSVWTVYFLITGLKKDSRLLYLVLPTLIIAMMARYTSGLIIIPLCFYILINLNDFRRIETFKKIVTGILIEFGVLIAGVLYFFVKMGAGASILNLIFAVATATSTGAGDVAYNPNNLYYLQNLLNYISLGPLQGTYQQILNPSLGVPSIISYLITIITAVGLLIYIYNGAKSRFEEVDLTASKALILKSTLITVLIVGFIISFYYQSLIISEILLFSTLYTIYRFLFTGKNTPINSKAGLDFMFLSWFAAFLIFHSILPFKVDRYFITMAPAMVYFIILGLSEFIKFVYRIKPGVKLSSSRKCGVWIIIALILLFSATATYTGHAPKKTFTLDISSASNWLTDYDPDYQNKNIRSDYPNAVGWYLKMDILGAYPRLYNTTSEFNDYLTSNDVDYFIDSTNQNHPNLESYKIIKTFGVVVLYQRV from the coding sequence TTGGATGAGGATAAGAAAAAGGGTAACATAATCTCAAGAGGCCTGTTGCAGATATGTGATAATCCTCTGATTTTACTGATTTTAATTACACTAGGAGTAATATCTTATATTATTAGTATTCAGATGAGAATTGGTGTTCCTTACTGGGATGTTTTTAACTACTTGAACAATGCACTTTACTTTGCAGGAATGAACAGTGGCAGTGTTTCCCTATTTTTACCACCCCTGATTCCCATTTTAACATCATTAATATTTCGATTGGGTTATGTCTCAATCAATGCCATTTTCCTTGTAAGTGGTTTTATATTTTTAATTGGAGTAATTGGATTCTATTTCCTTTTGAAGGAACGTTTTAATCCAATCCAAAGCTTTGCTGGAAGCATATTATTCATATCCATTCCCGTAATATCATCGTGGATTGTAAGCGGCGGGATTGATATTCCTGGAGTTGTTTTCTCAGTTTGGACTGTTTATTTCCTGATTACTGGTTTGAAAAAGGATTCACGCCTCCTTTACCTGGTTCTGCCCACTTTGATAATTGCCATGATGGCCCGATATACATCAGGATTAATAATTATACCCCTGTGTTTTTACATTCTGATTAATTTAAATGATTTTAGAAGGATTGAAACTTTTAAAAAAATCGTAACAGGCATCTTAATAGAATTTGGAGTTCTTATTGCTGGTGTTCTATATTTCTTTGTGAAAATGGGAGCTGGTGCCTCCATATTAAATCTGATATTTGCAGTGGCAACTGCCACCTCAACCGGAGCAGGTGATGTTGCGTACAACCCCAATAATCTGTACTATCTACAGAATTTACTTAATTATATCTCTCTTGGCCCTCTACAGGGTACATATCAGCAGATATTAAATCCATCTTTAGGAGTTCCATCAATAATATCATACCTGATTACAATAATCACTGCAGTTGGACTTTTAATTTACATTTACAACGGCGCCAAATCAAGATTTGAAGAGGTTGATCTTACAGCTTCAAAGGCTTTGATATTGAAATCCACATTGATAACCGTACTGATAGTTGGATTCATTATCAGTTTTTATTATCAATCCCTAATTATCAGCGAGATTCTACTATTTTCCACACTGTATACAATTTACAGGTTCCTGTTTACTGGAAAAAACACTCCGATAAATAGTAAAGCTGGTTTGGATTTTATGTTCTTATCCTGGTTTGCTGCTTTTTTGATTTTTCACAGCATTTTACCATTTAAAGTTGATAGATACTTTATTACCATGGCCCCAGCAATGGTATATTTCATTATCCTTGGTTTAAGTGAATTTATTAAATTTGTTTACAGAATAAAACCCGGTGTGAAACTTTCCAGTTCCAGAAAATGTGGAGTTTGGATAATAATTGCACTCATATTGTTATTTTCAGCTACAGCAACCTACACCGGCCATGCGCCTAAAAAAACATTCACTCTGGACATTTCCAGTGCAAGCAACTGGTTAACTGACTATGATCCAGACTACCAAAATAAAAATATAAGGTCTGATTATCCCAATGCAGTGGGATGGTACCTGAAAATGGATATTTTAGGAGCTTATCCTAGATTGTATAACACCACTAGTGAATTCAATGATTATCTTACGTCAAATGATGTGGATTACTTTATTGATTCCACCAATCAGAATCATCCGAACCTAGAAAGTTACAAGATTATCAAGACATTTGGAGTGGTTGTCCTATACCAAAGAGTGTAA
- a CDS encoding SDR family oxidoreductase, producing the protein MKNKKVAVTGGLGFIGSHLVEELCQENEVVIVDNESTGSIKNIEHLEFDNISLDLGDITEIDLEKSFEGCDYVFHHAAMASVPASVADPLKCDLINVTGTLKVLMGARDSGVKKVVFASSAAVYGDSTQFPLSENTPLKFISPYALSKATGEMYCQLFSDIYQLPTVSLRYFNVFGPRQDPNSQYASVIPHFVSSMLKNEPPVIFGDGQQSRDFIYVKQIVEANLKACQSGETGSFNVATGKSTTINQLVEIINQSMGKDIAPVYADPRPGDVKHSLAEVSKAKALGFEPSNDFMDELTETVNWFMNTNQTDQ; encoded by the coding sequence ATGAAGAATAAAAAAGTTGCAGTGACAGGAGGACTTGGTTTCATTGGATCACACCTGGTGGAAGAACTATGCCAGGAAAATGAAGTGGTTATTGTGGACAATGAATCAACTGGTAGCATTAAAAACATTGAACACCTTGAATTTGATAACATCAGTCTGGATCTGGGAGATATCACTGAAATTGATCTTGAAAAAAGTTTTGAAGGATGTGACTATGTTTTTCATCATGCCGCCATGGCCAGTGTCCCGGCCAGCGTTGCAGATCCATTAAAATGTGATTTAATAAATGTAACTGGAACTTTGAAGGTTCTTATGGGAGCCAGAGATAGTGGTGTGAAAAAAGTTGTTTTCGCATCTTCTGCCGCAGTTTACGGAGATAGTACACAATTTCCTCTCTCAGAAAATACTCCCCTAAAGTTCATATCTCCCTATGCCCTGAGTAAAGCTACTGGAGAAATGTACTGTCAGTTATTCAGCGATATTTACCAGTTACCAACAGTGTCCCTCCGTTACTTCAATGTTTTCGGCCCCAGGCAGGATCCAAATTCTCAGTATGCATCGGTGATCCCTCACTTCGTAAGTTCAATGTTAAAAAATGAACCACCAGTTATATTTGGTGACGGCCAGCAGAGTAGAGATTTTATCTATGTTAAACAGATCGTAGAGGCCAATTTAAAAGCATGCCAGTCCGGAGAAACTGGATCATTTAATGTGGCCACTGGTAAAAGTACCACCATTAACCAGCTGGTAGAAATTATCAATCAGAGTATGGGAAAAGATATTGCCCCGGTTTATGCGGACCCCCGACCGGGTGATGTTAAACACTCCCTGGCAGAAGTTTCCAAAGCCAAAGCACTGGGATTTGAACCTTCCAACGATTTTATGGATGAATTAACAGAAACTGTTAACTGGTTTATGAACACCAATCAGACCGATCAGTAA
- a CDS encoding DUF1616 domain-containing protein — translation MDFDKTVSIIILIILIIGVIGVVYIILNPVESKGFTEFYILNSNGSAGNYPTNLTIGDKGNIIIGITNNEHLNSNYLVKIKRNNTLLKQENVSLGNGEKKEITYNFTAATTGQYKLEFDLYKLPDTNNIYRSVFLWVNVKGY, via the coding sequence ATGGACTTTGATAAAACTGTATCAATTATAATACTGATCATCCTTATCATTGGAGTGATAGGAGTAGTTTACATAATCTTAAATCCAGTTGAAAGTAAAGGTTTCACTGAATTTTACATCTTAAACAGTAATGGAAGTGCTGGGAATTATCCAACCAACTTAACCATTGGGGATAAGGGAAACATTATCATTGGCATAACTAATAACGAACATTTAAATTCCAACTATCTAGTCAAGATAAAACGGAATAACACTCTGCTTAAACAAGAAAATGTTTCTCTTGGAAATGGAGAAAAAAAGGAAATAACATATAATTTCACAGCAGCTACCACTGGCCAGTATAAACTGGAATTTGACCTTTATAAACTACCCGATACTAATAATATTTACAGATCAGTCTTTCTGTGGGTTAATGTTAAAGGTTATTGA